A region from the Halobellus litoreus genome encodes:
- a CDS encoding MTH1187 family thiamine-binding protein: MTVVALLSVAPVIEGSMSAEVAKAVDVLEAFDVEYETNPMGTVIEADDVGTLFAAAEAAHRAVDADRVSTVLKIDDKRASDARAGEKVEAVERHLGRPARSDGE; this comes from the coding sequence ATGACCGTCGTCGCACTGCTGAGCGTCGCGCCCGTGATCGAGGGGAGTATGTCCGCGGAGGTCGCCAAAGCCGTCGACGTCTTGGAGGCCTTCGACGTCGAGTACGAGACAAATCCGATGGGGACCGTGATCGAGGCCGACGACGTCGGGACACTCTTCGCGGCCGCCGAAGCGGCCCACCGGGCCGTCGACGCCGACCGAGTGAGCACCGTGCTGAAGATCGACGACAAGCGGGCGAGCGACGCCCGGGCCGGAGAGAAGGTCGAAGCCGTCGAGAGGCACCTCGGACGACCCGCCCGCAGCGACGGCGAGTGA
- a CDS encoding AI-2E family transporter: MNGNRFAVALFGLLVAVVIGFLAYQFIAPLTISVFLYYSTRRYHQALRRFHLPANVRAAIVMTSLAVPLLLLVSYATVLLIIEARQFIEDYALIDVANENLEWFGGVNGLPELTVQGLYEAYQSGDLAPFIDFATQHAEFLTTLVSGFFLNMFIVVIVTYYLLVDGDRIRAWLHGFGEDAIVREYLDAVDEELEAVLFGNLLNVLAVSLIAIGSFSVYNTFVPAAAEVPYPALAGALTGIASLIPVVGMKIVYVPVTLITAIPIVLGGDPANLAYVGAFFVVAVVVVDTIPDLVLRPLLSGKRTHVGLLMLAYTLGPVVLGFYGLFFAPIVLVIGLTFADTALPPLLDPEKRPNASQRANSGREPEAAAAGEEGGTPGAGDDVGDPL; the protein is encoded by the coding sequence ATGAACGGAAACCGCTTCGCCGTCGCCCTCTTCGGTCTCCTCGTCGCAGTCGTCATCGGCTTCCTCGCGTACCAGTTCATCGCCCCGCTGACCATCTCGGTGTTCCTGTACTATTCGACCCGGCGGTACCACCAGGCGCTCAGGCGGTTCCACCTTCCCGCGAACGTCCGGGCGGCCATCGTGATGACGTCGCTCGCGGTTCCGTTGCTCCTCCTCGTGAGTTACGCCACAGTCCTCCTCATCATCGAGGCGCGGCAGTTCATCGAAGACTACGCCCTGATCGACGTCGCGAACGAGAACCTCGAGTGGTTCGGCGGGGTCAACGGGCTCCCCGAACTCACCGTTCAGGGGCTCTACGAGGCGTACCAGTCGGGCGATCTGGCACCGTTCATCGATTTCGCCACCCAACACGCGGAGTTCCTCACGACGCTCGTCTCGGGGTTCTTCCTGAATATGTTCATCGTCGTCATCGTCACGTACTACCTGCTGGTCGACGGCGACAGGATCAGAGCGTGGCTGCACGGATTCGGCGAGGACGCCATCGTTCGGGAGTACCTCGACGCCGTCGACGAGGAACTGGAGGCGGTCCTGTTCGGCAACCTCCTGAACGTGCTCGCCGTCTCGCTGATCGCTATCGGCTCGTTCAGCGTCTACAACACGTTCGTCCCCGCCGCCGCCGAAGTCCCGTATCCAGCCCTCGCAGGGGCGCTCACCGGTATCGCGAGCCTGATCCCCGTCGTCGGGATGAAGATCGTCTACGTCCCGGTGACGCTGATCACCGCGATCCCGATCGTGCTCGGCGGCGACCCCGCGAACCTGGCGTACGTCGGGGCGTTCTTCGTCGTCGCCGTCGTCGTCGTCGACACGATCCCCGATCTGGTGTTGCGACCGCTGCTGTCCGGCAAGCGGACGCACGTCGGCCTGTTGATGCTCGCTTACACCCTCGGCCCGGTAGTTCTCGGCTTCTACGGGCTGTTTTTCGCGCCCATCGTCCTCGTGATCGGACTGACGTTCGCGGACACGGCGCTCCCTCCGCTCCTCGACCCGGAGAAACGACCGAACGCATCACAGCGGGCGAACAGCGGGCGAGAGCCCGAAGCGGCCGCCGCAGGAGAGGAGGGCGGAACGCCGGGTGCCGGTGACGACGTCGGAGATCCACTGTGA
- a CDS encoding type IV pilin produces the protein MKLKQLFTDDSAVSPVIGVILMVAITVILAAVIGTFVLNLGQGINQSAPQASFGFDYDDAESNVTITHQTGDSIEANQLNTTGVGWNDGNSEVWSSYDTVSAGDAITKNADSGFSGQTIRVVWTSQNGETSATLSQSTAPGGT, from the coding sequence ATGAAACTAAAACAACTGTTCACGGACGATTCGGCTGTTTCACCGGTCATCGGTGTCATCCTGATGGTCGCGATTACGGTCATCCTCGCGGCCGTCATCGGTACCTTCGTGCTGAACCTCGGTCAGGGGATCAACCAGAGCGCACCGCAGGCCAGTTTCGGCTTTGACTACGATGACGCGGAGAGCAACGTCACGATCACACACCAAACCGGTGACTCGATTGAGGCCAACCAATTAAATACAACCGGCGTTGGGTGGAATGACGGCAATTCTGAGGTGTGGTCAAGTTACGACACGGTCAGCGCCGGGGATGCGATAACTAAAAATGCTGATAGTGGGTTCTCTGGACAAACGATCCGCGTTGTCTGGACCTCCCAGAACGGCGAAACGTCCGCAACCTTGAGTCAATCGACCGCTCCGGGGGGAACATAG
- a CDS encoding type IV pilin, producing the protein MRLKEFFTDDDAVSPVIGVILMVAITVILAAVIGTFVLNLGQGINQSSPQASFGFDYNDTTEVIVTHQTGDSIDSNRLNVTGFSDGNPEPWGGDVTVSAGDSETFNNDGNWESETLRVVWTSQNGETSATLSQSTAPDNS; encoded by the coding sequence ATGAGACTCAAAGAATTCTTCACTGACGATGACGCCGTTTCACCGGTTATCGGCGTCATTCTGATGGTCGCGATTACGGTCATCCTCGCGGCCGTCATCGGTACCTTCGTGCTGAACCTCGGTCAGGGGATCAACCAGAGCTCACCGCAGGCCAGTTTTGGTTTCGACTACAACGATACCACTGAGGTCATAGTGACGCACCAGACCGGTGACTCGATCGACAGTAACCGGCTCAACGTCACAGGGTTCTCGGATGGAAACCCAGAGCCGTGGGGTGGGGACGTGACCGTTTCTGCTGGCGATAGTGAGACGTTCAACAACGACGGTAATTGGGAAAGCGAGACCCTCCGCGTCGTCTGGACTTCCCAGAACGGCGAAACCTCAGCGACGCTGAGTCAGTCAACCGCACCCGATAATTCGTAA
- a CDS encoding Yip1 family protein, which produces MVSLVRPLRQLAVSPTRFFEERPPSDTLPVAAGLVVFFAVALTAALLLVGSMLAGAVDATVTMDNPDRPPETFCEQYEDDPDSPFGEGCDEPVTVERDAGQLLREAVNDYLWIGVVSPFVLWFLGTLVLFAGGQLAAGDPSFAGTAALAGWAALPEFLRVVAGLAGLWYALRDLTITGPEQGAAVLETALAAVEPILLVVSLLTLGWQWSILSAGLSEDADISRGAAAVAVGVPLVIFFVVGAL; this is translated from the coding sequence ATGGTCTCCCTCGTTCGCCCCCTCCGACAGCTCGCCGTGTCGCCGACGCGGTTCTTCGAGGAGCGTCCGCCGTCGGACACGCTTCCCGTCGCCGCGGGGTTGGTCGTCTTCTTCGCGGTCGCCCTCACCGCCGCGTTGCTCCTCGTCGGTTCGATGCTCGCCGGCGCGGTCGACGCCACGGTCACGATGGACAACCCGGACCGGCCGCCCGAGACCTTCTGCGAGCAGTACGAAGACGACCCGGACTCGCCGTTCGGCGAGGGTTGCGACGAACCGGTGACGGTCGAACGGGACGCCGGGCAACTGCTCCGCGAGGCCGTCAACGACTACCTCTGGATCGGGGTTGTCAGCCCGTTCGTCCTGTGGTTCCTCGGGACCCTCGTCCTGTTCGCCGGCGGACAGCTCGCGGCCGGCGACCCCTCCTTCGCCGGCACGGCGGCGCTCGCGGGATGGGCGGCGCTCCCGGAGTTCCTACGGGTCGTCGCCGGCCTCGCAGGGCTCTGGTACGCCCTCCGGGATCTCACGATCACCGGTCCCGAACAGGGGGCCGCGGTTCTGGAGACGGCGCTCGCGGCCGTCGAACCGATCCTGCTGGTCGTTTCGCTTCTCACGCTCGGCTGGCAGTGGTCGATACTCTCCGCCGGACTCAGCGAGGACGCGGACATCTCCCGCGGTGCCGCCGCCGTCGCCGTCGGCGTTCCGCTCGTGATCTTCTTCGTGGTAGGGGCGCTGTGA
- a CDS encoding competence/damage-inducible protein A, producing MNAAIVTVGNELLAGDIENTNATWLSERLTARGVDVVRIIVIPDDERVVAETVRDWSERFDAVVVTGGLGGTPDDVTMPAVAAGLDRELVVDPVAEADVQDTLDRIFEENPDLDFELRAEWYASMPAGATPIPNPEGLAPGCVVENVYVLPGIPDEMEAVFGNVAGDFDGTVATRTLYSPEPEGALAEHLGEVADRFGVRVGSYPNRAAEETRIKLTGDDEDVLGEAVAWLRETADVSLDASRGESTESEPPRSDG from the coding sequence ATGAACGCGGCGATCGTCACCGTGGGCAACGAACTCCTCGCGGGCGACATCGAGAACACGAACGCGACGTGGCTCTCCGAGCGACTCACCGCTCGCGGCGTCGACGTCGTCCGGATCATCGTGATCCCCGACGACGAGCGCGTCGTCGCGGAGACCGTCCGCGACTGGAGCGAGCGCTTCGACGCCGTCGTCGTGACCGGCGGCCTCGGCGGCACGCCCGACGACGTGACGATGCCCGCCGTCGCGGCCGGGCTGGACAGGGAACTGGTGGTCGACCCCGTCGCCGAGGCCGACGTCCAGGACACGCTGGACCGCATCTTCGAGGAGAATCCCGACCTCGACTTCGAGTTGCGGGCGGAGTGGTACGCCTCGATGCCCGCGGGCGCGACGCCGATCCCGAACCCCGAGGGCCTCGCGCCGGGGTGCGTCGTCGAGAACGTGTACGTCCTCCCGGGCATCCCCGACGAGATGGAGGCGGTCTTCGGCAACGTCGCGGGCGACTTCGACGGGACGGTCGCCACGCGGACGCTGTACTCGCCCGAACCCGAGGGCGCACTCGCCGAACACCTCGGCGAGGTCGCGGACCGCTTCGGGGTCCGCGTCGGGAGCTATCCGAACCGCGCGGCCGAGGAGACGCGAATCAAACTCACCGGCGACGACGAGGACGTTCTCGGCGAGGCGGTCGCGTGGCTCAGGGAGACGGCCGACGTGTCGCTCGACGCGTCGCGCGGCGAGTCCACCGAGTCGGAACCGCCCCGGTCGGACGGGTAG
- a CDS encoding type IV pilin — protein MKFKQLFTDDSAVSPVIGVILMVAITVILAAVIGTFVLNLGQGINQSAPQASFGFDYNTTPSSNGNVTITHETGDSLNSDQVNVSGFSVDSPQTWPNDETISAGSSGTFENGEDWGGETIRVVWTSQNGETSATLSQSTAPTE, from the coding sequence ATGAAATTTAAACAACTGTTCACGGACGATTCGGCCGTTTCACCGGTCATCGGTGTCATCCTAATGGTCGCGATTACGGTCATCCTCGCAGCCGTCATCGGCACGTTCGTGCTGAACCTCGGTCAGGGAATCAATCAGAGCGCACCGCAAGCGAGTTTCGGCTTCGACTACAATACGACTCCGAGCAGCAACGGAAACGTCACCATTACCCACGAAACTGGTGATTCACTAAACAGTGATCAAGTCAACGTGAGTGGATTCTCAGTAGATAGTCCACAAACGTGGCCTAATGATGAGACAATTTCCGCAGGCTCCAGTGGAACCTTCGAAAATGGTGAAGATTGGGGTGGAGAAACTATCCGCGTTGTCTGGACTTCCCAGAACGGCGAGACTTCCGCGACCCTGAGTCAGTCTACCGCACCGACCGAGTAA
- a CDS encoding RNA methyltransferase: MTLTVLVPSSLVREAEDKREATRKLGYVARAATVFRADRLAVFPDREGERRWGGEFVETVLRYAATPPHLRKDLWGRRDELEYVGVLPPLRVPSMTGSESDGSGSLTQGIVTEVGPDGRVRVNCELQHPVSLLVPPSMEVEEGTRVAIRISSREPVRARIVDEPVPGFDVSRTDLEEALGRADAGVAIATSRHGEALTTSWLPQLASRIEREGATVAFGSPGRGLPAILGVDVEDAVEPVDGPGFDLWLNTIPRQGSEVVRTEEAMFASLSPLTLTE; encoded by the coding sequence ATGACGCTGACCGTACTCGTGCCGTCCTCTCTCGTCCGGGAGGCCGAAGACAAACGCGAGGCAACTCGCAAACTCGGCTACGTCGCCCGCGCGGCGACGGTGTTCCGGGCGGATCGGCTCGCCGTCTTCCCCGACCGGGAAGGCGAGCGACGCTGGGGGGGCGAGTTCGTCGAAACGGTGCTGCGGTACGCCGCCACGCCCCCACACCTCCGAAAGGATCTGTGGGGTCGACGCGACGAACTCGAGTACGTCGGCGTCCTCCCGCCCCTCCGCGTCCCGTCTATGACCGGCTCCGAATCAGACGGTTCGGGGTCGTTAACACAGGGAATCGTGACCGAGGTCGGACCTGACGGCCGCGTTCGGGTCAATTGCGAACTGCAACACCCGGTCTCGCTGCTCGTGCCTCCGTCGATGGAGGTCGAGGAGGGGACGCGCGTCGCCATCAGGATCTCTTCGCGAGAACCGGTCCGTGCGCGGATCGTCGACGAGCCCGTTCCGGGCTTCGACGTGTCCCGCACGGACCTCGAGGAAGCACTCGGCCGCGCCGACGCGGGCGTCGCGATCGCGACGTCCCGCCACGGCGAAGCGCTGACCACCTCGTGGCTGCCGCAGCTCGCCTCGCGTATCGAGCGCGAGGGCGCGACAGTCGCGTTCGGGTCGCCCGGTCGTGGGCTTCCGGCAATCCTCGGCGTCGACGTCGAGGATGCGGTCGAACCCGTGGACGGTCCGGGGTTCGATCTCTGGCTGAATACGATTCCGCGACAGGGCAGCGAGGTGGTGCGAACCGAGGAAGCGATGTTCGCCTCCCTCTCGCCCCTGACACTCACGGAGTGA
- a CDS encoding CBS domain-containing protein: MPIEDLARSDVVTADTDTPVAALATTMEDQEVGSIVITDGDTPVGIVTDRDLTVRVLGAGIDPAGQTAADVMTEDLCLIDRGAGFYEAADLMSEHGIRRLPVQDGDSLVGIITADDLTELLADEQQKLAEVIRGQRPAY, from the coding sequence ATGCCAATCGAAGACCTCGCCCGCAGCGACGTCGTAACGGCCGACACTGACACACCGGTCGCCGCGCTCGCGACCACGATGGAGGATCAGGAGGTCGGGAGCATCGTGATCACCGACGGCGACACGCCGGTGGGGATCGTCACCGATCGAGATCTGACGGTGCGCGTTCTGGGGGCCGGGATCGACCCCGCAGGACAGACGGCCGCAGACGTGATGACAGAAGACCTCTGTCTGATCGATCGCGGCGCCGGGTTCTACGAGGCGGCCGACCTGATGAGCGAACACGGGATCCGACGGTTGCCCGTCCAGGACGGGGATTCGCTCGTCGGTATCATCACCGCCGACGACCTTACCGAACTGCTCGCCGACGAGCAACAGAAGCTCGCGGAGGTCATCCGGGGCCAGCGACCGGCCTACTGA
- a CDS encoding 50S ribosomal protein L3: MPQPSRPRKGSMGFSPRKRAAKEVPRIRSWPDDDGSPGIQGFAGYKAGMTQVMMVNDEANSPREGMEEAVPVTVVETPPMRAVALRAYEDTPYGAKPLTEVWGSEFEEHLDRTLDLPNEDTFENDADDLRSALEAGEIDDVRLITHTVPSEMQNVPKKKPDVMETRVGGGSVEERVDFALDLVGDGGEHEISDVFRAGEYLDVAGVTKGKGTQGPVKRWGVQKRKGKHARQGWRRRIGNLGPWNPSRVRSTVPQQGQTGYHQRTELNKRLIDIGEGSEPTVDGGFVGYGEVDGPYALVKGSLPGPDKRLLRFRPAVRPGDQPRLDPEVRYVSTESNQG, encoded by the coding sequence ATGCCACAACCAAGCAGACCACGAAAAGGTTCGATGGGCTTCAGCCCGCGTAAGCGTGCGGCCAAGGAGGTCCCACGCATCCGGTCGTGGCCCGACGACGACGGGTCCCCGGGAATCCAGGGTTTCGCCGGCTACAAGGCCGGAATGACCCAGGTGATGATGGTCAACGACGAGGCCAACTCCCCCCGCGAAGGGATGGAGGAGGCCGTGCCGGTGACCGTCGTCGAGACGCCGCCGATGCGCGCCGTCGCCCTTCGAGCCTACGAAGACACGCCGTACGGAGCAAAGCCGCTCACCGAGGTGTGGGGCAGCGAGTTCGAGGAGCACCTCGACCGCACCCTCGACCTCCCGAACGAGGACACGTTCGAGAACGACGCCGACGACCTTCGCTCGGCCCTCGAGGCCGGCGAAATCGACGACGTCCGCCTCATCACCCACACCGTTCCGAGCGAGATGCAGAACGTCCCCAAGAAGAAGCCCGACGTGATGGAGACTCGCGTCGGCGGCGGCTCCGTCGAGGAGCGCGTCGACTTCGCGCTCGACCTCGTCGGCGACGGCGGCGAGCACGAGATCTCCGACGTCTTCCGCGCCGGCGAGTACCTCGACGTCGCGGGCGTCACGAAGGGGAAAGGGACCCAAGGTCCCGTCAAGCGGTGGGGCGTCCAGAAGCGGAAGGGCAAACACGCCCGCCAGGGATGGCGGCGCCGGATCGGCAACCTCGGTCCGTGGAACCCCTCCCGCGTGCGCTCGACCGTCCCCCAGCAGGGGCAGACGGGCTACCACCAGCGAACCGAACTGAACAAGCGCCTCATCGACATCGGTGAGGGAAGTGAACCGACCGTCGACGGCGGCTTCGTCGGCTACGGCGAGGTCGACGGACCGTACGCGCTCGTCAAGGGCTCCCTCCCGGGGCCGGACAAGCGCCTCCTGCGGTTCCGTCCCGCCGTCCGCCCCGGCGACCAGCCGCGTCTCGACCCCGAGGTGCGCTACGTGTCGACGGAATCGAACCAGGGATAA